In Turicibacter sanguinis, a genomic segment contains:
- a CDS encoding DUF402 domain-containing protein, protein MHSPEIGQHVEIHSYKHNGNIHRIWHETTILDASDQVLIGANNKTLVMESDGRTWYTREPAVCYYYTEYWFNVLCMLRKDGVYFYCNISSPFVYDQKAIKYIDYDLDVKVFPDFTYKILDEDEYRKHKSEMDYPEEIQSIIYQQLDILIDMIENRRGPFAPGFAEHWYYVYKNRFIKR, encoded by the coding sequence GTGCATTCTCCAGAGATAGGGCAACATGTAGAAATTCATAGTTATAAGCATAATGGAAATATACATCGTATTTGGCACGAGACAACTATTTTAGACGCCTCTGATCAAGTATTAATTGGAGCTAACAATAAAACATTGGTCATGGAATCAGATGGAAGAACTTGGTACACAAGAGAACCGGCCGTTTGTTATTATTATACTGAATATTGGTTTAATGTTTTATGTATGCTAAGGAAGGATGGCGTATATTTTTACTGTAATATAAGCTCACCTTTTGTTTATGATCAGAAAGCTATTAAATATATTGATTATGATTTAGATGTAAAAGTATTCCCGGATTTTACCTATAAAATTTTGGATGAAGATGAATATAGAAAGCATAAGAGTGAAATGGATTATCCAGAGGAAATTCAATCAATTATTTATCAACAATTAGATATATTAATAGATATGATTGAAAATAGGCGTGGTCCTTTTGCACCTGGTTTTGCAGAGCATTGGTATTATGTATATAAAAATCGATTTATAAAAAGGTGA
- a CDS encoding alpha/beta-type small acid-soluble spore protein, with product MANKSNKLVVPGAQAAIDNMKAEIASELGVTLGADTSARQNGSVGGEITKRLVKMAQQQLGSTNQK from the coding sequence ATGGCAAATAAATCAAATAAATTAGTAGTACCTGGAGCGCAAGCTGCAATTGATAACATGAAAGCAGAGATTGCAAGTGAATTAGGTGTAACTCTTGGAGCAGATACATCTGCTCGTCAAAACGGTTCAGTTGGTGGAGAAATTACTAAACGATTAGTAAAAATGGCTCAACAACAATTAGGATCAACAAATCAAAAATAA
- a CDS encoding thioredoxin family protein — MNSLKEVNYPDLKELYKINSVVVALAHTPTCGTCVLAKKMLFIVSEILKSLPIVQINLNYNSDLAMKEEIFSVPCILIFKDCNCVEKIYAIESVPNLYKKISSYL; from the coding sequence ATGAATTCTTTAAAGGAAGTTAATTACCCAGATTTAAAGGAATTATATAAAATTAATTCTGTTGTTGTGGCTTTAGCTCATACCCCAACTTGTGGAACCTGTGTTCTAGCAAAAAAAATGTTGTTCATAGTTAGTGAAATTTTAAAGTCATTACCTATTGTACAAATTAATTTGAATTATAATTCTGATTTAGCGATGAAAGAAGAAATTTTTTCTGTTCCATGTATCTTAATATTTAAAGATTGTAATTGTGTGGAAAAAATCTACGCTATAGAATCAGTTCCGAATTTATATAAAAAGATATCTTCTTATCTTTAA
- a CDS encoding arsenate reductase family protein, with translation MNILIYPKCSTCKKAIKWLNDEGVNHTVRHIVEEPLSIEEIKSIHEKSGENIKKFFNTSGMKYRELNLKDKLSQMTLEECYALLASDGMLVKRPLAYNEKDVTLGFKEDTYKDVWSK, from the coding sequence ATGAATATCTTAATTTATCCAAAGTGTAGTACCTGCAAAAAGGCAATTAAATGGTTAAACGATGAAGGTGTAAATCATACAGTTAGACATATTGTAGAGGAGCCCTTAAGTATAGAAGAAATTAAATCAATTCACGAGAAATCTGGTGAAAATATTAAAAAGTTTTTTAATACAAGCGGAATGAAGTATCGCGAGTTAAATTTAAAAGATAAATTATCGCAGATGACTTTAGAAGAATGTTATGCATTACTTGCTAGTGATGGCATGTTAGTGAAACGCCCATTAGCATATAATGAGAAGGATGTAACTTTAGGGTTTAAAGAAGATACATACAAAGATGTATGGAGTAAGTAA
- a CDS encoding alpha/beta-type small acid-soluble spore protein encodes MANKSNKLVVPGAQAAIDNMKAEIASELGVTLGADTSARQNGSVGGEITKRLVKMAQQQLGSTK; translated from the coding sequence ATGGCAAATAAATCAAATAAATTAGTAGTACCTGGAGCACAAGCTGCAATTGATAACATGAAAGCAGAGATTGCAAGTGAATTAGGTGTAACTCTTGGAGCAGATACATCTGCTCGTCAAAACGGTTCAGTTGGTGGAGAAATTACTAAACGATTAGTAAAAATGGCTCAACAACAATTAGGATCAACAAAATAA
- a CDS encoding aminopeptidase, translating to MRDPRLQKLAKSLLEYSNKIQAGQHVLIKGNYCAKPLIKELIKETYRLGAFPHTEILDDEIGRELSLGNTEERMEKVTEWQLDKYKNIDAFVSVFADENDSEYSDVPTEIKVMQARVAKPVSNLIVNEKQWVLLNYPTPALAQKAKMSLEAFEDFLLDVCLVDYSKMNKAMQNLKNLMEKTDQVHIVGPGTDLTFSIKGIPAVPCAGECNIPDGEVFTAPVRESVNGTIQYNTPSPYQGTVFNNVKLEFKDGKIVNATADNDIEKLNEIFNTDEGAKFIGEFAIGVNPLIKHPMGDILFDEKIDGSFHFTPGQAYEGEADNGNRSAIHWDLVLIQRPEYGGGSIYFDDVLIRENGRFVIKELECLNPENLI from the coding sequence ATGCGTGATCCAAGATTACAAAAGTTAGCAAAATCTTTATTGGAGTATTCAAATAAGATACAAGCAGGACAACATGTATTGATTAAGGGGAATTATTGTGCAAAGCCATTGATTAAAGAGCTTATTAAGGAGACATATCGACTTGGTGCTTTCCCACATACAGAAATTCTTGATGATGAAATTGGAAGAGAATTGTCACTGGGTAATACTGAAGAGCGTATGGAGAAGGTAACAGAGTGGCAGTTAGATAAATATAAAAATATTGATGCTTTTGTTTCAGTATTTGCAGATGAAAATGATTCTGAATATAGTGATGTGCCAACTGAGATTAAAGTCATGCAGGCACGCGTTGCGAAACCGGTTTCAAATTTAATTGTAAATGAAAAGCAATGGGTATTATTGAATTATCCAACTCCTGCATTGGCTCAAAAAGCGAAGATGAGTTTAGAGGCATTTGAGGACTTTTTATTAGATGTGTGTTTAGTGGATTATTCAAAAATGAATAAAGCAATGCAAAACTTGAAAAACTTAATGGAAAAAACAGATCAAGTTCATATTGTTGGACCAGGGACTGATTTGACATTCTCTATTAAAGGTATACCTGCGGTGCCATGCGCTGGAGAATGTAATATTCCTGATGGAGAGGTTTTTACTGCACCGGTTCGTGAAAGTGTAAACGGAACAATTCAATATAATACCCCTAGTCCCTATCAAGGAACTGTTTTTAATAATGTCAAACTAGAGTTTAAAGATGGAAAGATAGTTAATGCGACAGCGGATAATGATATCGAAAAACTCAATGAAATTTTTAATACTGATGAAGGGGCTAAATTTATTGGAGAGTTTGCCATAGGAGTTAATCCACTAATTAAACACCCAATGGGAGATATTTTATTTGATGAGAAAATTGATGGAAGTTTTCATTTCACACCAGGTCAAGCCTATGAAGGAGAAGCAGATAACGGAAATCGATCGGCAATTCATTGGGATTTAGTCTTGATTCAACGCCCTGAATACGGAGGAGGATCAATTTACTTTGATGATGTATTGATTCGTGAAAATGGACGTTTTGTTATTAAAGAGCTGGAATGTTTAAACCCTGAAAATTTAATATAG